The DNA window gcccctccttccccagagcTCCCCGTGGCCTTAGCCTCCTTGCCCCCAGAGTCTCATGTAGCATCAAGGTCCAAGGACCTCAGaacctctccctccccagagccCCACGTGCCTGGGACCTCCTGTGCGCACCCCAAGAGCCGGAAGCAGAACCACCTGCCCAAAGTCCTGCACCCCAGCAACCCCCACATCAGCAGTGGCTCCACAGTGGCCACCTGCCTGAGCCAGGGGGGCCTCCTGGAAGACCTGGACAACCTCATTCTGGAGgacctgaaggaggaggaggaggaggaggagggtgggcatGGGGAGTGACCCCTGCCAGGTGCAGATGCAAACCAGACACGGTCTGTGGATACTTTGTGTTGTTATAAAATGTGAGCTCAAACGGAGATCTAAATGCCCTTGGGGAGCGGTCTGGGTCTGAGATATTGGCAGGGGGATTCCCGGGTCCTGTGTTCAGGGCCCCCAGGAGCAGATCCACAATGGGAAGAGGTCTGTGGGACATGGCctgcactgagccatgaaggaggTGTGGCCAGGACAACTTGGGCTCCTGCTAACAAACATCCCCCTGGGACCTGGGGGAAAGATGGATAGATGGTCACAGCCTCAGGGGCCGGATCAGCATGGCCGCCTTCTTGAGAGAGTAAGCCCCACCACGAAACTCGGCCCAGTAGACACCGTCCTGGTAGCGGCTACGGTAGTGGCCACCACGATGCCACACACCATTGAGGTTGGAGTGGGCACAGGCATGGTACCACCAGCCTCCCCGCTGGTACAAGGCACAGTTACCTGAAGGGAGAGAGAATCCGTGTTGTCTCACCAGAATTAAAGCCTCTACCAACATCTCATTAGTACAAGGCTTTTGCCAGGCAttctctgcccaccccaccccccaactttcTTCAGAGTAAGAGCCTTAATTCCTTCCTTATCCCCTTACCACAGTACAAGTCACATTTTCCCTACTGTTCTTCAAACTAGTAGCTTTACTTCTCACTCCTTTATCAGGGAAAACAACCTTCTCTACTTCCTTTCTAGAATAAGAATCCTAGTTCTCATAGTTCACCTCATCCCAGTCCACCTGCCACCTTTTACCAAGGTAGGAGTCCTGACTCTTACTGCCTCGTCAGAGAATGAATCTGCAACTCCCCACCCTCTCACCAGAATAAGAGTCCTGTCCTCCATTTCCTTGTCTACCCTGATACTTACGAGGGGAAGTCATACCCCACCCCCTTTCATTTCCTCACTAAGTCCTctatccccaccaccaccaggagCAGAATAAGAGCTCCTTACCAGAATAGGAGTCTCGATCCCTATCCACAGTGCTGAAAGGCTTGTCGTTATGCCAGGAAAGAGAGTCTCCAGCATCTCCATGGTACTGGCCAAGCCGTAGGCGGTAGTGGTCACTCTCAGGCTCCAGGGAGAAACTGTCATAGTGGGCACGTGCCCCACGGCCTCCCCAGTCTTCAAGGAGAACCAGTAGCTCATGGTCCCCACGGCTGGTCAGCTGATGCACAGGTTCAAGGCCTAGCCAGTATTCCCCATCAGGCTGACCAAAGCCGGCCTGGCAGGGTAGGGAAGTCAGGAGCAAGTCCTcttccctgcccagccctgtccCACACACCTGGGCCCACCTTGTAGTGCTGCCAAGTAGTGAAGAAGTTGACAGAGCCATCTTGCCGCCTCTGGATCACAGTCCAGCCTCCACCTTCCAGCTGTTGCTCGCACCATGCTGATACCACATGCCGGCCCAGTCGTAGCTCATATACTCCACTCTGTCCATGGCCTGCCTGGCGGGCCTCTGCACAATCCTTCCATGGCCCTATGGGCACAAGGATGTGAAAGAGACACAGTCTGGACCAATAACTCCTTATAAGGGTAAAGAGTCCTGATTCTCACTGGTCCCCTCACCAGAATAGCAGTCCTGTCTCTCCTACCCTCTCTGCAGAATAAGAGCCTCAATGCCCCTTTTCTTATCTAAATAAGACTATGTCACTCTTCTCTCACTAGACCAAATGTGGAGATTGGGATTCTTAAATCCTTCTCTGGTCTCCTCGCCAGAAGAGAGATCCTGAGCATGGCCCTCTGAACTCCCTCAAATTCTCACCAAAGTAGCAGTCCTAAATTCCCTGCCCCCCTCATCAAAATAAGAGTACCAATCCTATTCTCACACCACAGTAACAATTTGGGTCTTTATCAGAATAAGAGTTCCATCATAATCAGAATAAAAGCATTATTTCTTCCAGTCCCATCTCCATGGGAAGAATATGGCATTTAAGTACAATTTGTTATTTGCCTCGATTCATGCTGCACTGGGAATCTCCTGGCTCCTCAGACCCCCAACAACCCTGCCCTTGTCTTACCTGCAGGCTTGGTAGGTACAGCAGGGTGccctgagggcagaggagaggccAAGGGCACCTGCTGTCTCAGGGTCTGGTCTCTCTGGGGCTTTGGGGCTGAGTTTAGCCTTCTGCTGGTGTCATTAGTACCACCCACCAGACTGACTGGAACCACAGGCACCAGGGGCGGTGGCAGGACCTGGGATAACCAAGAGAGTTACATATGATTGGATTAACCATCAGCCCAGAAGGCTCCGGGCTCCTAAATCTCTCAGCACTCAGGGAGAAGGATAGGGCATGGATTGATCCTCTCCAATTGAGTCTCTAGTGGTCAAAAAGAGACAGAGCTGGGCTTAAACTCCTGCTCTTGCATTCACAGCATAACTGATCTGTGCCTCCAAACTTTTCTGCAAAGTAGGGATAATTAGTACATCCAACACTGAATATTAACTAACTGAATCTGCCCAACAACCCTGTAAGGTAGGCACTGTCACAAAGCAATAATCTCTTAAAACTCAGGGCCAGACAGTCCAGAATTCAGGATAATATGGCAGGAGTTAGTAATACAAAGTCACCATGTATATTACCTAACACTCTCTATGAGGTCTTTGGTCTTTATCCACATATTAATTTGCTTGTTTACAGGACCCTATAGGTATTCATATCAGATAGATAGGTAAAGACTTAAGTAGCCACTAGTCGCGTTTTAACTCAAATGAGTTATTGGGGGAGAGGTAGGCATCCGGTTTTTGGAATTTTTGTATTTCAGAACTGCGCATAAGATATCCCGGAGTTTCAGGAGGCCCATCTTCCTGACGATGCTCACAAGAAGTGGCTGCGATTTGCAGGGGGGTGGGACCGCGTTTTGGAGTTACCTGCTGCTGCCCGCCCGCACCCCCCGGGCACAGGCGCTCCAGGCGGGCGATAAGACCACTCTGCTGGCTGACCAGCTGCGCCAGCTCGCGGAACTTGACGTCCAGCTGGTGGAAGCGGACGGCGGCGCGCTGCGCCTCGGCCGAGGCGTTGAGCACTCGCTCCCCGAGCAGAGCCAGCGCGGCGGCGGGTTCCGGCCCCGCCCCCGAGCCCGCCTCATGCTGCAGCTGCGCCCGCAGCTGGCCCAGGCGCGCGCTCAGGCCTCGGCTCTCCTTGCGCAGCGCGCGCACCTCGCCGGCCACGGCGCCGTCGGCGGTCGCCAGCCGCTGAAGTTCGCGCAGCAGCTCCTCGTGGCGGCCCACGCGCAGGCGCAGTGCCTCCACCTCGCTAGCGTTCACAGCCTCGGGTGCCGGGCGCGCGGCCGCCGGCCCGCTCCAACACACGGCGCCGGTGAACTTCTGCGGGGGCAGCACGAAGGTGTAGGTGCAGCGCGGGGCGGCCGCGCGCGCCCCCGACGCGCCCAgcaagagcagcagctgcagcgtAAACAGCCGGGGTGCCGACATGGTGGACCTGCGAGCAGAGTATAAATCTAAAGGAGGGGGACCTCCTAACCCAGACTAGACCCCCCGTTTCTCAGGCCGGGCCAGACCTATCTGCTCCCACGCGGGAACGCGCATGTCTGTACCTGCGTGGATCCAGGTCCACacatcccacctccacccctttcCCTGCCCGGAGGCCGTAGATAGGTACTCTAATAGGATCCAGCCCTGCCCTCTCCACTGAGTTCCAAGCTCCCAGACAGTATGCCACAGCATTAACTCAGCAAGTGTTCactgagtgcttactgtgtgctgCCTCAATTCTAGGTGCTGGGAATAGTggtaaacaaaacacaaaaatccctGCCGTGGTAAACAGGGAACAAAATTAAGTTagggttggagttccctctgtggtgtaggggattaagaatcagactgcagcagctatGGGCACTACGTtgtcttgggttcgatccctggcccaggaacttccacatgcccaggcatagctaaaaataaaaagataacagTAAAGGGCAGATATGGGGATATGGCAGGGGCTACTTGAGAGGAGGAAAGACCTGGAGaagatgacatttttattttttatttattttgtctttttgccttttctagggccgctcctgcagcatatggaggttcccaggctaggggtctaatcggagcagtagcca is part of the Sus scrofa isolate TJ Tabasco breed Duroc chromosome 2, Sscrofa11.1, whole genome shotgun sequence genome and encodes:
- the ANGPTL6 gene encoding angiopoietin-related protein 6; this translates as MSAPRLFTLQLLLLLGASGARAAAPRCTYTFVLPPQKFTGAVCWSGPAAARPAPEAVNASEVEALRLRVGRHEELLRELQRLATADGAVAGEVRALRKESRGLSARLGQLRAQLQHEAGSGAGPEPAAALALLGERVLNASAEAQRAAVRFHQLDVKFRELAQLVSQQSGLIARLERLCPGGAGGQQQVLPPPLVPVVPVSLVGGTNDTSRRLNSAPKPQRDQTLRQQVPLASPLPSGHPAVPTKPAGPWKDCAEARQAGHGQSGVYELRLGRHVVSAWCEQQLEGGGWTVIQRRQDGSVNFFTTWQHYKAGFGQPDGEYWLGLEPVHQLTSRGDHELLVLLEDWGGRGARAHYDSFSLEPESDHYRLRLGQYHGDAGDSLSWHNDKPFSTVDRDRDSYSGNCALYQRGGWWYHACAHSNLNGVWHRGGHYRSRYQDGVYWAEFRGGAYSLKKAAMLIRPLRL